One genomic region from Armatimonadota bacterium encodes:
- a CDS encoding adenylate/guanylate cyclase domain-containing protein, with product MLRTVLFIDIVRSTEVAAELGDRRWRDVLGNFQALVRNELGRYGGRAVDLAGDGGLATFDSPGRAIRCALAIAAAVRRWGIAVRAGVHTGEVEVSGDRVTGIAVHVGARAAAAAAPGEVLVTGTVRDLVAGSDIRFEDRGTHTLRGVPGTWHLFAAHADHMGRRG from the coding sequence GTGCTGCGCACCGTCCTCTTCATCGACATCGTCCGCTCCACGGAGGTGGCCGCCGAGCTGGGCGACCGGCGGTGGCGCGACGTCCTGGGCAACTTCCAGGCCCTCGTGCGCAACGAGCTGGGCCGCTACGGGGGCCGGGCAGTGGACCTGGCCGGCGACGGGGGGCTGGCCACCTTCGACAGCCCGGGCCGGGCCATCCGCTGCGCGCTGGCCATCGCCGCGGCGGTACGCCGCTGGGGCATCGCGGTGCGGGCCGGGGTCCACACCGGCGAGGTGGAGGTGAGCGGCGACCGGGTCACCGGCATCGCCGTGCACGTGGGCGCGCGGGCCGCGGCCGCCGCCGCGCCGGGCGAGGTGCTGGTCACCGGCACGGTGCGCGACCTGGTGGCCGGCTCGGACATCCGGTTCGAGGACCGCGGCACCCACACGCTGCGGGGCGTCCCCGGCACCTGGCACCTCTTCGCCGCCCACGCCGACCACATGGGGCGGCGAGGGTGA